One genomic region from Quercus robur chromosome 4, dhQueRobu3.1, whole genome shotgun sequence encodes:
- the LOC126723192 gene encoding uncharacterized protein LOC126723192 isoform X1 translates to MVLRNSVSETETPPVRAPQTPQPQPRPPHAAFSGFGAAPKPQPSFNWLLSPSNTAINSYQNLQSHYNSFGFKIAEPSHDSSSRFGGASSYLPPNYSPLVNNSRDQHHRHHRGLATESTHESESESSSHLGANYTTLVDYSRHLKLAESTQYRVGKLGESFPEGAESENRNRNVVVDKAAKKKPVRAVFESKAAISGPVIDLSESPPKRNSENLGSAIQKSADSDTKAKSKLLIRIKTKSKSNAEADTEDHNRRDDPDHAADTEEPPDQTSAAGTGASTCVSGVEVEVEEPPQKTWNLRPRKPATKNPPPEAAATAAQHVTRKTQPPNRAESTRSQTAAEKKSSEKKEKKPNFSIALSKEDIEKDFLLFTGSKPARRPKKRSKIVQKQLDNVFPGLWLSSVTPESYRVTDSKTSREAAAT, encoded by the exons ATGGTACTCCGAAACTCGGTGTCCGAAACCGAAACGCCACCGGTTCGAGCCCCACAGACGCCGCAGCCGCAGCCGCGGCCGCCGCATGCGGCTTTTTCGGGTTTCGGTGCTGCTCCGAAGCCTCAGCCGAGCTTTAATTGGCTTTTGAGTCCTTCCAACACCGCCATCAATAGTTACCAAAACCTTCAGAGCCACTACAACAGTTTCGGCTTCAAAATCGCCGAGCCGAGTCACGACTCGTCGTCTCGTTTCGGCGGCGCTTCTTCGTATCTCCCGCCGAATTACTCTCCTTTAGTCAACAACAGTCGCGATCAacaccaccgccaccaccggGGACTCGCTACTGAGTCGACTCACGAGTCGGAGTCCGAGTCGTCCTCGCACCTTGGGGCGAATTATACGACTTTGGTCGATTACAGTCGTCACCTCAAACTCGCTGAGTCGACTCAGTACCGGGTTGGTAAACTCGGCGAGTCGTTTCCGGAGGGTGCCGAATCGGAGAATCGGAACCGGAATGTCGTGGTTGACAAGGCGGCGAAGAAGAAACCGGTTCGCGCTGTCTTTGAGTCGAAGGCGGCGATTTCTGGCCCGGTTATCGATCTCTCTGAGTCTCCTCCGAAGCGAAATTCGGAAAATCTCGGAAGCGCGATCCAGAAATCGGCGGATTCCGATACGAAAGCGAAATCGAAGCTTCTGATTCGTATCAAAACCAAGAGCAAGTCCAATGCCGAAGCTGATACCGAAGATCACAATCGCCGCGACGATCCTGATCACGCTGCTGACACCGAAGAGCCACCGGATCAAACCTCAGCCGCCGGAACCGGCGCTTCCACCTGCGTCAGCGGCGTCGAAGTAGAAGTCGAAGAGCCGCCACAAAAGACGTGGAATCTCCGGCCGAGAAAACCGGCTACTAAGAATCCACCTCCGGAGGCGGCGGCGACGGCGGCGCAGCATGTGACCAGGAAAACCCAGCCACCGAATCGCGCTGAGTCGACTCGGTCCCAAACCGCTGCGGAAAAGAAATCTTcggagaagaaggagaaaaaacCAAACTTTTCGATCGCGCTTTCGAAAGAAGACATCGAGAAAGACTTTTTGCTCTTCACTGGGTCCAAGCCAGCCCGGAGGCCCAAGAAGCGATCTAAGATCGTTCAGAAACAGCTCGAC AATGTTTTTCCGGGATTGTGGTTATCTTCGGTTACTCCAGAGTCATACCGGGTCACTGATTCAAAG ACAAGTAGAGAAGCAGCTGCCACATAA
- the LOC126723192 gene encoding uncharacterized protein LOC126723192 isoform X2 codes for MVLRNSVSETETPPVRAPQTPQPQPRPPHAAFSGFGAAPKPQPSFNWLLSPSNTAINSYQNLQSHYNSFGFKIAEPSHDSSSRFGGASSYLPPNYSPLVNNSRDQHHRHHRGLATESTHESESESSSHLGANYTTLVDYSRHLKLAESTQYRVGKLGESFPEGAESENRNRNVVVDKAAKKKPVRAVFESKAAISGPVIDLSESPPKRNSENLGSAIQKSADSDTKAKSKLLIRIKTKSKSNAEADTEDHNRRDDPDHAADTEEPPDQTSAAGTGASTCVSGVEVEVEEPPQKTWNLRPRKPATKNPPPEAAATAAQHVTRKTQPPNRAESTRSQTAAEKKSSEKKEKKPNFSIALSKEDIEKDFLLFTGSKPARRPKKRSKIVQKQLDNVFPGLWLSSVTPESYRVTDSKG; via the exons ATGGTACTCCGAAACTCGGTGTCCGAAACCGAAACGCCACCGGTTCGAGCCCCACAGACGCCGCAGCCGCAGCCGCGGCCGCCGCATGCGGCTTTTTCGGGTTTCGGTGCTGCTCCGAAGCCTCAGCCGAGCTTTAATTGGCTTTTGAGTCCTTCCAACACCGCCATCAATAGTTACCAAAACCTTCAGAGCCACTACAACAGTTTCGGCTTCAAAATCGCCGAGCCGAGTCACGACTCGTCGTCTCGTTTCGGCGGCGCTTCTTCGTATCTCCCGCCGAATTACTCTCCTTTAGTCAACAACAGTCGCGATCAacaccaccgccaccaccggGGACTCGCTACTGAGTCGACTCACGAGTCGGAGTCCGAGTCGTCCTCGCACCTTGGGGCGAATTATACGACTTTGGTCGATTACAGTCGTCACCTCAAACTCGCTGAGTCGACTCAGTACCGGGTTGGTAAACTCGGCGAGTCGTTTCCGGAGGGTGCCGAATCGGAGAATCGGAACCGGAATGTCGTGGTTGACAAGGCGGCGAAGAAGAAACCGGTTCGCGCTGTCTTTGAGTCGAAGGCGGCGATTTCTGGCCCGGTTATCGATCTCTCTGAGTCTCCTCCGAAGCGAAATTCGGAAAATCTCGGAAGCGCGATCCAGAAATCGGCGGATTCCGATACGAAAGCGAAATCGAAGCTTCTGATTCGTATCAAAACCAAGAGCAAGTCCAATGCCGAAGCTGATACCGAAGATCACAATCGCCGCGACGATCCTGATCACGCTGCTGACACCGAAGAGCCACCGGATCAAACCTCAGCCGCCGGAACCGGCGCTTCCACCTGCGTCAGCGGCGTCGAAGTAGAAGTCGAAGAGCCGCCACAAAAGACGTGGAATCTCCGGCCGAGAAAACCGGCTACTAAGAATCCACCTCCGGAGGCGGCGGCGACGGCGGCGCAGCATGTGACCAGGAAAACCCAGCCACCGAATCGCGCTGAGTCGACTCGGTCCCAAACCGCTGCGGAAAAGAAATCTTcggagaagaaggagaaaaaacCAAACTTTTCGATCGCGCTTTCGAAAGAAGACATCGAGAAAGACTTTTTGCTCTTCACTGGGTCCAAGCCAGCCCGGAGGCCCAAGAAGCGATCTAAGATCGTTCAGAAACAGCTCGAC AATGTTTTTCCGGGATTGTGGTTATCTTCGGTTACTCCAGAGTCATACCGGGTCACTGATTCAAAG GGTTAG
- the LOC126722304 gene encoding putative disease resistance RPP13-like protein 1 translates to MRSKIKEINTRLQESVTQKNYLELRYYDGGRTKTARLPTTSLVNEGHVYGRDEDKKAIVNLLLGAGSSDSQLSVIPILAMGGMGKTTLAQLVYNDHDVNRHFDMKAWIYVSDDFDIVRVTKAIIQSVTSEPYDVNDLDLLQVKLKNILFGKKFLFILDDVWNENYNNWTVLQRPFEFGALGSKVVVTTRNDGVSSLMGTAPSYKLKELSPNACLHVFTQHALGATDFSEHLELQEIGQKIIEMCKGLPLVAKELGGHLRTKHNHDQWKHVLYSNIRDIPEEKSAIIPTLRLSYQYLPSQLKRCFAYCSIFPKSYEFEEIELVLLWMAEGLLQETEGNKQMEDLGSEYFLDLLGRSFFQQSSNHASRFVMHDLVNDLAQWAAGDMCYRLDNKLNANNQSKIPTKVRYFSYIPCFCDGIKRFEDFHEGMSLRTFLPLPERKVCYLTNHVSYHMLPQLKCLRVLSLSGYQIVELSSSIGDLIHLRYLNLSGTLIASLPESISSLYNLQTLILRRCFKLTRLPKKIGNLVNLRHLDTTDAYLIREMPVGLKNLKSLQTLPEFVVGKDTGSKVGDLMNLKFLRETLCISGLENVLNVEDARKADLNGKNLDVLVMKWGSVLNDLLDARVAADVLDMLQPPTTVKELSIKGYVGARFPTWLGDPLFSKLVLLKMNSCEKCTSLPAIGQLPSLKDLVIIGMAGVRSVGSEFYGDGFFNPFRSLVRLCFKDMQEWQDWIPCGVEYEEFPCLHELSIIKCPKLQGKLPHHLPSLEKISIRKCEQLVVSIPNFPMLHEVEIVGCKEVISKSPVELSSLKSMVLSISDLTSLTEEFMQGSTKVEYVTIDDCKELTSLWQERLISLVTLDIRSCPRLVNISLPYTLRTMKIKNCNALKSLPMSNSMCIEYAYIDNCRSLTCISRGQLPPTLRRLHIKNCENLQVVLDEEEASSSSSLVRNEGNLYGNSSSNESLLEHLEIRECSSLKCLSPRNQFPAALKNLFVYKCPELESITKELQNNASLEHFQICHCEKLKSLPEGLHRLCHVYEIKIWDCSSLVSFPDGGLLPTSLRKLSIENCEKLEALPNCLPNLTYLQELVICRCPSIISFTEGGYPTNLTSLWLSGVNICKQLFEWGIHRLTSLRDLNIMGGFPNLQSFPEAEEDGKTMMMMMMLPISLTSLSIINFPNLVLLSKGFRQLSALEMLYIKDCPKLEYLPENGLPPSLLKLYIYRCPLLEQHCKKGKGREWFKIANIPRVEIDWRSVYEVEEEQE, encoded by the coding sequence ATGCGGTCCAAGATTAAAGAGATTAATACAAGATTGCAAGAAAGTGTGACACAAAAGAATTATCTGGAATTGAGATACTATGATGGGGGAAGAACTAAAACAGCAAGACTACCCACAACTTCTCTTGTGAATGAAGGTCACGTTTATGGCAGAGATGAAGATAAAAAGGCTATTGTCAACTTGTTGCTGGGTGCTGGATCAAGTGACTCTCAACTCTCTGTGATTCCCATACTTGCTATGGGGGGAATGGGTAAGACAACTCTTGCTCAACTAGTTTACAACGACCATGATGTGAATCGTCATTTTGATATGAAAGCATGGATTTATGTTTCTGATGATTTTGACATTGTAAGGGTGACAAAAGCAATTATACAATCTGTCACTTCTGAGCCCTATGATGTTAATGATTTAGATTTACTTCAAGTCAAACTGAAGAACATATTATTTGGCAAGAagtttttattcattttggatgatgtttggaatgaaaattacaataattGGACTGTCTTACAACGTCCATTTGAATTTGGGGCTCTAGGAAGTAAGGTTGTTGTCACAACTCGAAATGATGGTGTTTCATCATTAATGGGCACTGCTCCAAGTTACAAGTTGAAGGAGTTGTCACCAAATGCTTGTTTGCATGTATTTACCCAACACGCATTGGGGGCAACAGATTTTAGTGAACATTTGGAACTTCAAGAAATTGGCCAAAAAATTATAGAGATGTGTAAGGGCTTGCCTTTGGTAGCAAAAGAACTCGGAGGCCATTTACGCACTAAGCACAACCATGATCAGTGGAAACATGTGCTATATAGCAACATCCGAGATATACCGGAGGAGAAAAGTGCTATTATTCCAACTCTTAGATTGAGTTACCAATACCTCCCTTCACAATTAAAGAGGTGTTTTGCCTATTGTTCAATATTCCCAAAGTCCTACGAATTCGAAGAGATAGAACTAGTCTTGTTATGGATGGCAGAAGGTCTGCTTCAAGAAACAGAAGGAAACAAGCAAATGGAAGATCTTGGTAGTGAGTATTTTCTTGATCTACTAGGGAGATCATTTTTCCAACAATCAAGCAATCATGCATCACGTTTTGTCATGCATGACTTGGTCAATGATCTAGCTCAATGGGCTGCAGGAGACATGTGTTATAGGTTGGACAACAAATTGAATGCTAATAATCAATCCAAGATTCCCACAAAGGTACGCTATTTCTCATATATTCCTTGCTTTTGTGATGGCATCAAAAGATTTGAAGACTTCCACGAAGGCATGTCATTACGGACTTTCCTACCACTACCAGAAAGGAAAGTTTGCTACTTAACAAATCATGTTTCTTATCATATGTTGCCACAATTGAAATGTTTAAGGGTATTATCTTTAAGTGGATATCAAATTGTTGAGCTATCAAGCTCTATTGGTGATTTGATACATTTAAGATACCTCAATCTTTCTGGTACTTTGATTGCAAGTTTACCAGAATCAATAAGTTCCTTATACAATTTGCAAACATTGATATTGAGACGTTGTTTCAAACTTACAAGGTTACCAAAGAAAATTGGGAATCTAGTCAATCTTCGACATCTTGATACTACAGATGCTTATTTAATCAGAGAGATGCCAGTGggactaaaaaatttaaaaagcctACAAACACTACCTGAATTTGTTGTGGGAAAAGATACCGGATCTAAGGTAGGAGACTTGATGAACTTGAAGTTTCTTCGCGAAACACTTTGCATTTCAGGCTTAGAGAATGTGCTTAATGTTGAGGATGCTAGAAAGGCTGATTTAAATGGTAAGAACTTAGATGTATTGGTTATGAAATGGGGGTCTGTGCTTAATGATTTACTAGATGCAAGAGTTGCAGCAGATGTTCTTGACATGTTACAACCTCCAACAACGGTAAAAGAACTTTCCATTAAGGGTTATGTCGGTGCAAGATTTCCAACTTGGTTAGGAGAtcctttattttctaaattggTGCTCCTTAAGATgaatagttgtgaaaaatgcACATCCTTGCCTGCGATTGGACAATTACCCTCCCTAAAGGATCTTGTCATTATAGGAATGGCTGGGGTGAGAAGTGTTGGTTCTGAGTTTTATGGGGATGGTTTCTTTAATCCTTTTAGATCTTTAGTTAGACTTTGCTTTAAGGATATGCAAGAATGGCAAGACTGGATTCCTTGTGGAGTTGAGTATGAAGAATTCCCTTGCTTGCATGAGCTTTCTATCATTAAATGCCCTAAATTGCAAGGAAAATTGCCCCACCATCTCCCATCATTGGAAAAAATTTCTATTCGTAAATGTGAGCAGTTGGTTGTTTCGATTCCAAACTTTCCAATGCTTCATGAGGTAGAAATCGTCGGATGCAAAGAGGTGATAAGCAAAAGTCCCGTTGAGTTAAGCTCACTGAAGTCCATGGTTCTTTCTATTTCAGATTTGACAAGTTTGACAGAGGAATTCATGCAAGGATCAACAAAGGTAGAATATGTGACAATAGATGATTGTAAGGAGCTAACATCCTTATGGCAAGAGAGGCTCATTTCCCTTGTAACGCTAGATATCAGATCATGCCCAAGACTTGTGAACATCAGTCTACCATATACGTTAAGgacaatgaaaattaaaaattgcaaTGCTCTGAAATCCTTGCCGATGTCCAATAGTATGTGTATTGAATACGCATATATTGATAACTGCCGTTCTCTCACCTGCATTTCAAGAGGCCAGCTACCTCCAACTTTGAGAAGGCTACACATTAAAAATTGTGAGAATTTGCAAGTTGTGCTTGATGAGGAGGAggcctcttcctcttcttctttagtGAGGAATGAGGGAAATCTTTATGGCAATAGTAGTAGTAATGAGTCACTTCTTGAACACTTGGAGATTAGGGAATGTTCATCTCTAAAATGCTTGTCACCAAGAAACCAGTTTCCTGCTGCCTTGAAAAACCTTTTTGTATACAAATGTCCAGAGCTGGAGTCAATAACAAAAGAGTTACAAAATAATGCCTCTCTTGAACACTTCCAAATTTGTCATTGTGAAAAGCTCAAGTCCTTACCTGAGGGCCTACACAGACTCTGCCACGTCTATGAGATCAAGATATGGGATTGTTCTAGTCTTGTTTCCTTCCCGGATGGAGGTCTCCTCCCAACCAGCCTGAGAAAGCTTTCAATCGAAAACTGTGAGAAACTTGAGGCCTTGCCTAACTGTTTGCCCAACCTCACCTATCTTCAAGAACTAGTTATATGCCGGTGTCCAAGCATCATATCCTTCACGGAAGGGGGTTACCCCACAAATCTTACATCACTTTGGCTGTCAGGGGTTAATATCTGTAAGCAACTATTTGAGTGGGGGATCCACAGACTCACATCTCTTAGAGATCTCAACATTATGGGCGGGTTTCCGAATTTGCAGTCATTTCCTGAGGCTGAGGAAGATGGGaagacaatgatgatgatgatgatgctgccTATCTCTCTCACTAGCCTGAGTATTataaattttccaaatttaGTACTCCTGTCCAAGGGCTTTCGACAACTCTCTGCTCTTGAAATGTTGTATATCAAAGATTGTCCTAAACTTGAATACCTCCCAGAGAACGGTCTGCCTCCTTCACTTCTGAAACTTTATATTTATAGGTGTCCTCTACTGGAACAGCACTGCAAGAAAGGCAAAGGTCGAGAGTGGTTCAAAATTGCCAACATCCCTCGTGTTGAGATTGATTGGAGGTCTGTCTATGAGGTGGAGGAGGAGCAAGAATAA